The region cgccaataTTATTAAAACTATGGTTTTGGACATTTTAGTTCTTCTCTTCACGGGGTTGATGTTGGCGTGGACAGGATAGCAAAGAGACATACTCAAAAAAGTTACGCAAATATGTTTATTCTCAGAATTATTTTAATATTCCAAAATCTGCCTTGGTTGAAGGAACCCTCTGAACTCAATGGTTCAgctgtgtctttttttaaatttaaacaacAGGATGCTGATAGTGGAGTATAATCAAGCTTCCTGAGTACAGCAACAGTGTGTTTTTTGAATGTTGTCACTGCAGTAAAGAAATAACATACATTTCCCACACGTTTGTTACTGTTCGTGTTACATGCCACGGTTTCCCTCCACCTCATTTGTCCCCTCATAAACGTTGACACAGACACTGGCATAATCAGTCTCTCGCATGGCGATccaagaaagagaaaaataaatgttcagGGTCTTCAGAGAGCGGCTGCAGGTCACACCGGCTGGTCTGAAAGGGCGAGGGAAACCGCCCCCGAGTCGTACGAGCTCTTGATTGCCTGTTTGAGTGACAGCTGGCTGCCGGGGCTCCGAGCAAGCGACGCTTCGATCTGAGCCTCTGAAACCTGCAGGAACAAAACAGTGAAAGTCTCAACTCAGCTTTCGCGGAAATGTCCCAGGCTTCAACTTGTTACCTCTTCAAACTTCTTAGCTTTATACTGCTCAGCTCCTTTTAGGAAGTTCAGCAAGATGAGGTCACAGAGAACCGTCCCCTGCAGACAGGGCAAGTTAATACTAACGCCAGACATTTTCTGATTACTTTCTCCGGAACAGAATCTCTTACCAGTCCGATGGAGGTGAACGCGGCGACTAAATTGATCAGCGTTGGGACGGTGTCAAACTTTCCTGCCTGGTGGAAGCAAAGAAGTGGTGGAAACAAACAGGTTTGTGCATGAGTTCAGTCAATACAGTTCCTTTCTTCAGTGGCGCTTTACTAACAATCAGCACGGTCAAACTCACATTTCCAGTGACCATAACATCAAAGCGGATGGCAAAGGCTTTGTGAAGCCTCCGATATTCAGTCCCGTTCTCTGTCTTGAAATGTTTGGCGAATCTGCATAGAAAGGCAACAAAACAAGGGGCTGCTTTAGTTAAGCTGGCACAAAGGTGGAGAGGCGATGGGCCGTACCTGAAGTTGTAGCCTTTGGAGACGGCATTCTTGGCGAAGGGCGCGTCGAGTCGTGAGAAAGAATATCTCGGGACACAAAATTCAACGCTCCAGTCCAGGTTACACTTCCACTCAATGTTTATTCCAATTTCTCCTCCCTGAGTCAGAAAAAAAGTCAAGGTTTCAATTTACTCGTGTGTTGTAGATAGAAAGCGACCAAAAGGCTAAAACCTAAAGTAATATCCTATAATAATAAGAGTTAATGTGGGTTTCCACCATTAATCCCATTTCAACTCATGAAATTAAAACTCAAGACTGAGCTGGATGATGGGAAACTGCGCCGATGAAGGCGTAGATCAGAGAAAAGGGGTCTGACCTGGTCTGCCAGGTCAGCGATCTCCTGCCCAGTATACTTCAGCATATCTCCCACACGGAATATGGGGCAGAATGGGTTCTTCTCTGGATGGTAGTTGCATTTCTTGATCTGCTCGGTTGTCATCGTGGAGGGGAAATTTCCTCTGAGACCGGAAACAAAATGATTTTCCGGTTGTGGGTAACGGAGGTTCGGTGTGCTGGTGAAACCCACCTGGTGACGTCGAAGAGCGGGAAGCGGATGCTGTTtttgatgaagatggtgaagtTGTTCACATCCAGCATTGGCTCACTGGAAAGGACAACAGAAGAAGACGGTTGAGGAGGACAAGCTGAGGCTTCCAGGACACGTGCGCGCACATCTTACATAATTTGATCATCTTGCTCCGCTGGACACCATCCAGCGATCTCACACCGGCCATCGGTGTTGTTGACGGGGTCTTCGGGCGGGAGGCAGACTCCCGTAATTGCACCTGTGCAATGTACGAAGAGGGGGGAGTTACATCTAGGGCAGTTAAAAGGGTTAAACCGCAGCTTAGGCTCACCATTAGCGAGGATGGAGCCGAAATGATCGTGGCAGTCtttgtctgtgctgcagttAAACCTGGAAGAGGTCTGAAAGGCACAAATAGCCACATGACTTCACTGTTGTCAGAATATTCTCACTGATACatcctgcggggggggggggggttgctcttAATAAATCTAATATTGATGAGTCTCTATTTACcgatgaatgaaataaaatgccagcgattgatttgatttgctgaTGCAAGCATCTCACTTAATGTCATTGTATTACGCTGCTCTTGAGGCATCCAGCCTGGTGTTCGACCCATTTCCCTGTCAGGTGAATTCATTATGAGGAGGTGACTTAGGAGTCACAGTTATGGTTACAGTTCATTAGTTATTGATTACTTATCAAAACGACTGCACATGTTCTCTTGTTACCATTCCTGTGCATCCTCACCTCTCTACAATGTCCTTGGAACTGGCTGTCAGTGATGAGGAGTTTGGTTATGATGCAGAATACCGCAGCACCCTGAAACAAAGACAGCGCCCAGGTTTCCGATGACAGCGAGAGGTTGAGGGTTAGGGGCTACGACCTAATAATTCAtagttaaaaacagaataaataatccCCGCGAGCGTTACCAACCTGGGTGGGGAAGACGTAGTCGGCCACATCCATCACCTGATTGTGATGATACCCAAAGCCTTTGACTTTGGTCATCACGGCGGACTCGATGCCGGTGTCAGACGTCTGATAAGCTTTCTCGTGGATGAAGACCCAACTGCAGGACAAAGAGCAGGATTCGTACCTTTCATGGgaggtcaagaggtcaaagGCAGACGCTGACACCGAGAGAAGGCAGATAACCAGGTGTGTTTTCATACATGTTCagataaatgaaaacagaaagtgTTTGGGGGGTAGAAACTTGTGAGAATGCAAACAAAACCCCCAGAAACAACAGGTGGGTTTAAATTATTGTCACACTCCCACAATTAAACAACTTGATTGGAAGTTAATAGGAGTCAAGTCACAGAACCAAGAAGTAACAACAATATTCTTTATATTGGCCCATTATAGACGGATACTATAGATGTGGTCAGATAGCACATCTCTATAAAACTGTGTTCAAAATTTAGTTTATTAATTAGTGTTTAGTAAGATAAAAGGTTTAAACATGATTAGACACCTCAAAAAATGCAGTTCAATTAACAGTACCTACTTTAAATTCAGTATTAAAATATCTTAATTAAACCTGATTGAAAGTCAAATATAGCAGTGTTAGTTTTACTTCCCTTCTTGTGTGAtagaaaaaaggaagaagacactTTCAAAATCAACAGACAGGAGGAATCAAAAccacatgtaaaaaaaaaaataaaaaaaaaaggaaaaaccccATAATCACCCCAACATCATGCAAACGCAGAGACTGACCCAACAAAGTACGTGATGATGAGCAGCTGTACGATCCGGTTGATGATGCCCACAGACCAGCTCTTCACCACCACCGACTTGGTGGTCTCGTAGGTGAAGAAGTCCGTGAGGAAGCCCCGGAGGAACGAGCCCATCGCTGCCCGTCAGTGTGCACCAGAGAGCCAATATCTTGAGTATGAGAGGAAAGTCTGGCTCCGGTTCGCTCTGCAGGGGGTGGCCTTGAAAAGCCCACTTTTGCTCCTCTCTGTGGCAACCGGTGATCTGTGTCATCAAATATTTGATGGCCTGGTCTAATCATCTGGCTCCTGTGCCCACCCACCCATGCTCATTGGTTTAGGGCCAACAGACAGACCTCCCACTCTCTTCTTCACTGGGAGGCCTTTACGAGAGCCCTGACTTCAAATGCACCGAAATAAACGATCCATCGTGGCGTTATTGGCAACCGTGCAATAATTGTGACATGTGATACAACCACTTACTCTCACAAACACGGACACCATTAATGCCTCTCACATCAGGA is a window of Takifugu rubripes chromosome 14, fTakRub1.2, whole genome shotgun sequence DNA encoding:
- the p2rx3a gene encoding P2X purinoceptor 3a, producing MGSFLRGFLTDFFTYETTKSVVVKSWSVGIINRIVQLLIITYFVGWVFIHEKAYQTSDTGIESAVMTKVKGFGYHHNQVMDVADYVFPTQGAAVFCIITKLLITDSQFQGHCRETSSRFNCSTDKDCHDHFGSILANGAITGVCLPPEDPVNNTDGRCEIAGWCPAEQDDQIIEPMLDVNNFTIFIKNSIRFPLFDVTRGNFPSTMTTEQIKKCNYHPEKNPFCPIFRVGDMLKYTGQEIADLADQGGEIGINIEWKCNLDWSVEFCVPRYSFSRLDAPFAKNAVSKGYNFRFAKHFKTENGTEYRRLHKAFAIRFDVMVTGNAGKFDTVPTLINLVAAFTSIGLGTVLCDLILLNFLKGAEQYKAKKFEEVSEAQIEASLARSPGSQLSLKQAIKSSYDSGAVSLALSDQPV